From Paenibacillus sp. PL2-23:
GACTCCCCGCTTCCATGAAGCACTGCATTGCTGCACGCCTCCGATACGGCGACCTTCATATCCTCTATCTCCTCATAAGCAAACCCTTGCTTTGCGGCTATACCTGTCAGACAAATTCTAACGACATCGATATACCCGGCATCGGCCGGTATCTGCAAGTGGACCTTCCTCATGCTCCGGCTTCTGTCCCTTCTTTGAGATGCCCGGTAAGACCCGTCATATTGAAGAGGCGTTTGACAGCAGGCGGAATATTCCGGACATAGAACGGCGCATTTAGACTATCTCTGGTTTTCAGAATAGAAACAATAATACCAATACCCGTGCTATCGATATAAGTGAGTCCTCCCAAATCGAGGACAAGGTCTAAATCCTCGCGCCTGAGCACATGCTCCAGTGCTCCTTGAACCTGAGGGACCACCGACAGATCCAACTCTCCAAACAGCTTCAGCTCGAAGCTCTTCTCCGACTCTAGTTGCTCGATACGAAAAGGTTCCATCATCATTCCGTTCACTCACTCTCTTCCATTAGTACTTTCTTGCCTACACAGTTGCAATATGATAATAGCTTGCATATACAGGCTGCTTCGTCTCGCTGTCAAGGTATAGCTTCAGCAGAGCTTCACCGCTCTGGAATACGATGCCATCCTCCGCGATGTAAGCCGGCTCCCCCAAATAAGCGGTTAACCCTGCTTCCGTCATCGGAATTTGGTTGCCGTCGATGATAAGGCTAGCCTGCAAAGGCACGTCTACATATTGAACATACTCCCCGTAGAACGCTACCGTCAAGGAAGCATAGCGGTATAACTGGAGTTCAGCCAGGATTTCGTCCTGCGTAATCTCTTCAGGCTGGCCCAGCTTATCAACAACCATGCTTGGTGTATCGTAGAGCGAGATTCCGCCAACACTCTGCAGCAGGAGAGCCTGTTCATATGAAGTCTCCGGAGCATCGGATTCCGCCTGCTCGTCCCGGCTGAGATCAGCCGTCCGGACAGATACGCTCGCTTCCGCAGTTACGCCTTCCAGGACGTGCACTGCGGCCGCGACCGGCGGAGATTCGGAGACAATCAACGGCTGCACTTGCTGCAAGCCTTCGGTCTGGACTTCTGTCGTCCCGCCGCCGGCCGTTTCTCCGTTGCCTCCTATAGCTCCACCTATGAGCATAGCGATTAGTAATACTAACTTCATAATGAACACCCTCCTGCTCGTGATCGGCTTTCAAGGTCCTTATGACTGGTATAAACCAATATGCGATTTTTGAAACATCAATTCAATTGGATACGCACCATACAAATATCGTCCCGCTGCTTGCTCGCTTCGCCGGATGACTGGATGATATGATCCACAAGCTCCCCCGGCGTAGAATCCGGCAAGCCTCTTACGCCTTCCGCTATCCGCTCCAGCGACGCCTCGTCCGCTTCCACATCTATCGCATCCAGCAAGCCGTCCGTATACAGCACAATCGTCATGCCGGGCTCATAGGACAACGTTTTCTGGCGTACGTGAATGGAATCAAAGAGACCGACCGCCGGACCGCTTGTCTCAAGCGGCGTCAAGCTGGAGTCCGTGACGGCTATACCCGCAGGATGGCCGGCATTGGCGTATTGCAACGTACGATTCTCGGTGTCGATAAGCACAAATATAGCTGTAAAATAAAAGTTAACCAGCTCCGTCGGACGATACAGCTGTCCCATCCGATTGTTAAGCTCCTGCATCACTTCCTCTGGATCTGTAATGCGCAGGACCATATCCTTGAGCACCGATGAAATAAACATGCAGACGAGCGATGACGAGATGCCATGACCCATCATATCCAGCAGAATGACGCCATACCTGCTCCTGTCAATTGGGAACCAGGCGTAATAGTCGCCAGCCAGCTCGGAGGATGGCCGATATTCCGCTTCCATACAGATGCGGTCATTCCGGATAGGCGGACTGAGCACGCTTCTCTGCACCTGCTTGGCCAGCTCCAGCTCGTAGCGAATTCGCTTGTCGCGTTCCCTATGCCAGTCCTTCTCATGCTTCAAGCGAAGCGCGGAGCGGATGCGGGCAAGCATCTCCAGCTTATTGATCGGCTTCATCACATAATCGGTAGCACCTGCATCCAGCGCTTCCGCAAGCTTCATCGAATCGCCGACTGCCGTGACGAATACAATGGGCACATCCCGATAACGATTATCCGACACGATACGCCTGCACGCCTCCAGTCCGTCGATCTCCGGCATCATCATATCAAGCAGGATCAAATCTACCTGCTCTTCCATATAGGCGGAGGAATCGATATGAAGCATGTCATACAGCTCCATAGCGGACGACGCGATCCGAATGTCGTTGTAGCCTTCCTTGCGCAGGATCGTTCTTATAATCATCTGGTTCGTCGCGTTATCGTCTACGATTATAATACTCAAGCGAGGGTCCTCCTATGACAAATTGCTAGAATGATCAAGCGTAAACGCCTGCTCCGTCCAGTGGCAGGGCAGTATACGTTTCGCGTTGACATATAAGTCCAGTATAGATTTGAAAAAACATGTATATAACAATAGCCTACCCTTGCGGGCAGGCTAATTCAACCTATTTATTTGTAAGGGGGGTCGTTGTGCATCGCGTATGGTACGTATGGGTAGTAATAAATGTCGCGGTCGAAGTCATCATCCCCATATTCCCGGCCGCCCCAAGCAATTACGACGATCACATCGCGGTCCATCTCGGCCTCCAGCCGCTCCGCTTCGTTCTCAGCTACGCCGAGTGAGCGCATCTTGGCTCTCAGCTCGTCGCCTGTGGATCGGAACCAGTTGGCGATCGTTGTGCCAAGCCCTTGATCCCCGACACCAATCTCTTCGGCGTCCGTTCGCTCCGCCAGACGCTTTGTCCTTGTCTTGTCATGCGTCAGGACGAAAATGTGGTCCTCCGCATATCCTTCGCTGCGGAATTCATTGACATGATTTTGCACCTCTTGGCTTGTCATAGCCGTACGCACCTTGGTCATTTCCGTGTTTCTCATCGTAATCCCTCCTAAATATCTTTTTGTCTAATAACCTGATTAAGCATTGTCCATTTCTATTAAGCTAGTGTAGCTAAACTTTCCTTCTTCCCAGAATAAGGGAAGCCAAGAACAGGATGATAAAAACTACGAACAGCACCTTGGCTATCCCCGCCATTGCGGAGGCAATTCCCATAAATCCGAATACGCCTGCCACGATGGCGAGAAGGAAGAACATCAGGGCCCATCCCAGCATGAGATTCACCACCTTTCAATCTTACTTCCTGTATGCCGTAGCATCTTACCGGCTTGCTCATTCTTAACCTAATGCCTAACCGTTGAAACACATTCCGCCAAAAGATTCATTTCGGCTTTTCCGGGGTATACAGCATTAAACCTTCTATTACAAAAAGGAGATGATCGTTATGAACGGCAATACACCTCATCAGAATGTAGAAATTGAAGAACGTCACGTTCAGAAAAAATCCGATTCCAGTCAAGTGCTATCTACTTTGATCAAATATGCAGCCTACCTCCTGATCTTCTTCGGTGCGCTGTACTTCCTGGTCAAATACGTGTTCCCGATGTTCTAGGCAACGACGGAATGAGGCCGCCCCCGAGCTGAGCTTGGGGGCGGCCTTCTTTGTTTGCGCCCAGTTCTTCTCACTAACGCAGCAAAAGCCTCCCTCTCCAATTGTGGAGGGGAGGCTTTCTGCATCACACCGTCTATATTATTCCGTTTTTGTACCTTCTGTCGTTTCAGGCATAACCGGCTCGGTTACGACTGGAGCGTCCGTCTCAACAACTGCGTCATCGTCATTGTTGACGTTCACTGACACGTCGTTTCCATTCTCGTTGTTGCAGGCCGCAGCGCCGAACATCAGAGCCGTACACAAAGTAGCTGTAAGCAGTAATTTCGTCATCGCATGTTTTTTGGTTGATTTTTTCATCGTATGATTCCTCCTGAATATGTGTATGTTTGTGTATTTCCTATCCTCTCTTAAACCAGCCTAATGAGGATGAAACAGGTAAGGTATGAGAAAATACTCAGAATAATTTCCATTATTATGAACATGCTATAGGAAGTCCACTACCATTCAGGAGGAAGCTATGAAAACATGGGTTACACTCTCTACTGCAATTCTGCTGGCATCTTCACTTGCCTTTCAGCCTGCCATGGCGGAAGAGGAGGCGAAGTCGGGGCAGCTGAACGTCCCGCTTATCAATAGCAAGGGCGAGCCAATCGGCAACGCTACGCTTCTGCAGCGCAACGATAAAGTCATTTTGCATGTAGAAGCCAAAGGGCTTAAGCCCGGTGCGCACGGCATCCACATTCACACGGAAGGCAAATGCGAGGCCCCGGACTTCAACTCCGCTGGCGGGCATTTCAATCCCCATAACAAACAGCACGGCTTCAAAAATCCGCAAGGCTTTCACAGCGGCGATCTCCCCAATATTCAGGTGAAGCAGGACGGTACAGTGAACGCCAAGCTGGCCAGCGAAGCTGTATCCTTGCAGCCTGGCAAACCGAATTACCTGCTAAAGGAAGGCGGAACGTCGTTAATCATTCATGAGAAGCCCGATGACTACGCCACCGACCCATCCGGCAAATCCGGCGCCCGCATCGCTTGCGGCGTCATCAAGTAGCGAGAAAGGCCGTCCCTCACGGAGGAACGGCCTTTCTTGCCACATTTGCGATTAATCCTGCCTATAGACACGGTCGCTCCTGATTGAAAAGCCTCGACTGAGGGTTTCTCATTCCTCTTTGCGAAGAAGCTCCTTCAGTCCTGCACTTGCATCACCTTCGTAGATGCCGCCATGGTAGCAGATTAATTGAGATATTGGAAATGTTGACAGCCGCTCGATCGAGGCTAACACGGCAGGCTTGTCCATAACGAATTCCGGGTTGGCAATCCCCAGCTTCCCATCCTCATTAATCACAACCGCATCTGCCGCTATCATAGTCCCAGTCGACTGAACATAGAACGATAGATGCCCCGGCATATGTCCCGGTGTATGTACCACCTCGATCCCGCCACAATAGGGCAGCACCTCTCCATCCGACACCATCTGATCTACAGGCACGGTTTCCATGCTCTCCAGAAAGCTGATAAAAGACTCCGCCTGCCGCTTCTGCTCCTCAGGCAAGCTGTCATGGAGCGCTTCCGCCTGCTGGAGTCGGAGCGACCTGCTCCTCCCGGCAATATAGGGCTCCTCCAGCTCTCCAGCGATCACCCGAACGTGAGGATACAAGCGCTTAAGCTCCGCGAGCGCCCCCATATGATCCATATCGTGATGAGTGATGATGATATCTGTCAGGTTCTCCATAGCGAGCCCTTGCTCCTGGAAGGCCTGCTGCAACAGCGGCAAAAAGCCTGGATAGCCGCAATCCATTAAAATCATACGCCCCTCATCCTTCAGAATGACGGGAGTAATGGTCTGCTCCGAGCCCATCTGCTCAAATGTAATATCAATGCCATATAGCTGCAAAATCGTTCCTCCTCTTACCTTCAATTTCACCAGGCTGCAGCCCGGTATCTCTACAGAAACTGTAGCATGAAATCGCAGCAAGGTGCAGGGAAAGTTTGGTTATAGCCAACTGGTATGAAATAATAATATTAAATCTGCGCCGCCGACTATTGCCCAGGCTGCTCCAAGTCCTGATCATCCATAATCAAAAGAAACTGAGTATTATCATCCCCACTTTTGGAGTAGCCACTACGCGGGGAAGCACCCTCCGCATAATCAGGAATCCAGCCCAGGCGCAGCGTGGACTGACGGGAGGATAGTCCCGAGAGCAGATAGTC
This genomic window contains:
- a CDS encoding STAS domain-containing protein, which produces MMMEPFRIEQLESEKSFELKLFGELDLSVVPQVQGALEHVLRREDLDLVLDLGGLTYIDSTGIGIIVSILKTRDSLNAPFYVRNIPPAVKRLFNMTGLTGHLKEGTEAGA
- a CDS encoding fused response regulator/phosphatase translates to MSIIIVDDNATNQMIIRTILRKEGYNDIRIASSAMELYDMLHIDSSAYMEEQVDLILLDMMMPEIDGLEACRRIVSDNRYRDVPIVFVTAVGDSMKLAEALDAGATDYVMKPINKLEMLARIRSALRLKHEKDWHRERDKRIRYELELAKQVQRSVLSPPIRNDRICMEAEYRPSSELAGDYYAWFPIDRSRYGVILLDMMGHGISSSLVCMFISSVLKDMVLRITDPEEVMQELNNRMGQLYRPTELVNFYFTAIFVLIDTENRTLQYANAGHPAGIAVTDSSLTPLETSGPAVGLFDSIHVRQKTLSYEPGMTIVLYTDGLLDAIDVEADEASLERIAEGVRGLPDSTPGELVDHIIQSSGEASKQRDDICMVRIQLN
- a CDS encoding general stress protein, with the protein product MRNTEMTKVRTAMTSQEVQNHVNEFRSEGYAEDHIFVLTHDKTRTKRLAERTDAEEIGVGDQGLGTTIANWFRSTGDELRAKMRSLGVAENEAERLEAEMDRDVIVVIAWGGREYGDDDFDRDIYYYPYVPYAMHNDPPYK
- a CDS encoding DUF1328 domain-containing protein, with the protein product MLGWALMFFLLAIVAGVFGFMGIASAMAGIAKVLFVVFIILFLASLILGRRKV
- a CDS encoding superoxide dismutase family protein encodes the protein MKTWVTLSTAILLASSLAFQPAMAEEEAKSGQLNVPLINSKGEPIGNATLLQRNDKVILHVEAKGLKPGAHGIHIHTEGKCEAPDFNSAGGHFNPHNKQHGFKNPQGFHSGDLPNIQVKQDGTVNAKLASEAVSLQPGKPNYLLKEGGTSLIIHEKPDDYATDPSGKSGARIACGVIK
- a CDS encoding MBL fold metallo-hydrolase, coding for MQLYGIDITFEQMGSEQTITPVILKDEGRMILMDCGYPGFLPLLQQAFQEQGLAMENLTDIIITHHDMDHMGALAELKRLYPHVRVIAGELEEPYIAGRSRSLRLQQAEALHDSLPEEQKRQAESFISFLESMETVPVDQMVSDGEVLPYCGGIEVVHTPGHMPGHLSFYVQSTGTMIAADAVVINEDGKLGIANPEFVMDKPAVLASIERLSTFPISQLICYHGGIYEGDASAGLKELLRKEE